AAGCGCCGCGCTCGATCCTTGGAAGACCATGTCCGGGACTCAGTCCTGCAACTCGAAGGTCGTCGCGCCGACCTTGATCGGTGCGCCGACCAGGACCGGCACCGGTGAGACCACGCGTTCCCCGTTGTGCCAGGTGCCGTTGGTCGAGTCCAGGTCCTGGATCATCCACTGGTCGCCCCACAGCATGAGGCGGGCGTGGTGGGAGGAGGTGTAGTCGTCGCGGATGACGAGGCCGGATTCGCTGGAGCGCCCGATCGTCAGCGGTTCGGTGCCCAGGGGCAGCACGAGGCCCGCCTTCGGGCCGCTCGTGATGACGATGCGGGAGACCGTGTCGGT
The sequence above is a segment of the Microbacterium caowuchunii genome. Coding sequences within it:
- a CDS encoding FHA domain-containing protein FhaB/FipA, with protein sequence MSELTLLLLQIGFLVLLWFFVFAVVYSLRADLFGVRVRKLPEPAAAGAAPTAAPAAAPRTTKPATKKSKGGKATTDTVSRIVITSGPKAGLVLPLGTEPLTIGRSSESGLVIRDDYTSSHHARLMLWGDQWMIQDLDSTNGTWHNGERVVSPVPVLVGAPIKVGATTFELQD